The following are encoded together in the Humulus lupulus chromosome 5, drHumLupu1.1, whole genome shotgun sequence genome:
- the LOC133779611 gene encoding uncharacterized protein LOC133779611 encodes MKNSLIGDFNATIYQDERLGDKVRSFCSSAFNDCLHDCEIADLPYHGCFYTWSNKQDPPNRIVAKLDRVLGNQSWLDCFNNTAIYFMPEGLFDHSLAILSLSVNINLGKKPFRYFKTWQRFTGYQKCVTPAWNQQIDGSPMYRVVSKLKRVKENLKILNHSVIGDIGAAYSQEEADYRKSHERLQEAYYEFLRQKAKMTWLHLGEANTHVFHRSIRMRRLRNSVLAVRDEKGQWQDSQPEVQKAFLDYFQHLLGYKKLG; translated from the exons ATGAAGAACTCATTGATAGGGGATTTTAATGCAACCATATATCAAGATGAAAGACTTGGAGACAAGGTGAGATCCTTTTGTTCATCAGCTTTCAATGATTGTTTGCATGATTGTGAGATAGCTGATTTACCTTATCATGGCTGCTTCTACACTTGGAGTAACAAGCAGGACCCTCCAAATCGGATTGTTGCGAAATTGGATAGAGTACTCGGGAATCAATCTTGGTTGGACTGTTTCAACAACACTGCTATATACTTCATGCCAGAGGGCCTTTTTGACCATTCTCTGGCTATTTTATCTTTAAGTGTGAACATAAATTTGGGGAAAAAACCTTTTCGCTATTTTAAAACGTGGCAAAGGTTTACAGGATATCAAAAGTGTGTTACTCCAGCTTGGAATCAGCAGATAGATGGCTCGCCAATGTATAGAGTCGTTTCGAAACTTAAGAGAGTTAaggaaaatttgaaaattttgaatcACTCTGTTATAGGGGATATTGGAGCTGCTTATTCTCA GGAGGAGGCGGATTACAGGAAAAGTCATGAAAGGCTTCAAGAGGCTTATTATGAGTTTCTTAGGCAAAAGGCAAAAATGACTTGGCTTCATCTTGGGGAAGCAAATACTCATGTGTTTCATAGGAGTATTCGTATGAGAAGATTGAGGAATTCTGTGTTGGCAGTCCGTGATGAAAAAGGGCAGTGGCAAGATTCTCAACCAGAAGTTCAAAAAGCTTTTCTTGATTATTTTCAACATCTTTTGGGGTATAAAAAGCTTGGTTGA